The Molothrus ater isolate BHLD 08-10-18 breed brown headed cowbird chromosome 1, BPBGC_Mater_1.1, whole genome shotgun sequence genome includes a window with the following:
- the IGFBP1 gene encoding insulin-like growth factor-binding protein 1 — MSGPQCAPCRGWLPALLLQALLLLPALPAARLARGAQPVLCAPCTPERLALCPPVPPDCPEAARQPGCGCCQICALGPGQPCGVYTARCRLGLRCHIPAGESRPLSALIQGHGTCLPASEIGEMRTEEPADSIEPDDMPLESTEITQDQLLNYQLMFPIGQDKSIPWNSITAYENMKAKRVSELKKWKEQSPCQKELYRALYKLVKAQRSRGEIYKFYLPNCNKNGFYHSKQCETLLNGESAECWCVYPENGRRIPRSPAIRGDPECQQYLSSQE; from the exons ATGAGTGGCCCGCAGTGCGCGCCGTGCCGCGGCTGGCTCCCGGCGCTGCTGCTCcaggcgctgctgctgctgccggcgCTGCCGGCCGCCCGCCTCGCCCGCGGCGCGCAGCCCGTGCTCTGCGCCCCCTGCACCCCGGAGAGGCTCGCTCTGTGTCCGCCCGTCCCGCCCGACTGCCCGGAGGCTGCCCGGCAGCCGGGCTGCGGCTGCTGTCAGATCTGCGCCCTCGGGCCGGGGCAGCCCTGTGGGGTCTACACCGCCCGCTGCCGCCTGGGACTCCGCTGCCACATCCCCGCAGGGGAGTCCCGGCCGCTCTCCGCCCTCATCCAGGGGCACGGGACGTGCTTGCCCGCCAGCGAGATCGGAGAGATGCGTACAGAAGAGCCGGCAG ATTCTATAGAACCTGATGATATGCCTCTGGAAAGCACTGAAATAACACAGGATCAGCTGCTGAACTATCAGTTGATGTTTCCCATAGGCCAGGATAAATCAATTCCCTGGAATTCCATCACTGCGTATGAAAACATGAAAGCAAAGAGAGTATCTGAACTCAAGAAATGGAAAGAGCAG AGTCCTTGTCAGAAGGAGCTTTACAGAGCCCTGTATAAATTGGTGAAGGCTCAGAGAAGCAGAGGGGAGATTTACAAATTTTACTTGCCCAACTGCAACAAGAATGGATTTTACCACAGCAAACAG TGTGAAACTTTGCTGAATGGAGAGTCTGCTGAATGCTGGTGTGTCTATCCAGAAAATGGCAGAAGAATTCCCAGATCTCCAGCAATTAGAGGAGACCCAGAATGCCAACAGTATCTCAGCTCACAAGAATAA